A window of Piliocolobus tephrosceles isolate RC106 chromosome 13, ASM277652v3, whole genome shotgun sequence contains these coding sequences:
- the LOC111544986 gene encoding glycine N-acyltransferase-like protein 1: MILLNNSHKLLALYKSLARSIPESLKVYGSVYHINHGNPFNMEVLVDSWPEYQMVIIRPQKQEMTDDMDLYTNVYHMFSKEPQKSQEVLKNCEIINWKQRLQIQGLQESLGEGIRAAALSKSVKVEHSTAVLLVTEDILKLNASNKSKFGSWAETGHPDDDFESETPNFKYAQLAVSYSGLVNDNWKRGQNERSLRFIKRCIEDLPAACMLGPEGVPVSWVTMDPSCEVGMAYSMEKYRRTGNMARVMMRYMKYLRQKNIPFYLSVREENEYSRRYVGQLGFFEASCEWHQWICYPQNLVPF; this comes from the exons ATGATCCTACTGAATAACTCCCATAAGCTACTGGCCCTATACAAATCCTTGGCCAGGAGCATCCCTGAGTCCCTGAAG gTGTACGGCTCTGTGTATCACATCAATCACGGGAACCCCTTCAACATGGAGGTGTTGGTGGACTCCTGGCCCGAGTATCAGATGGTTATTATCCGGCCTCAAAAACAG GAGATGACTGACGACATGGACTTATACACAAACGTATATCATATGTTCTCCAAAGAGCCTCAAAAATCACAAGAAGTTTTGAAAAACTGTGAGATCATCAACTGGAAACAGAGACTCCAAATCCAAG GCCTTCAGGAAAGTTTAGGTGAGGGGATAAGAGCGGCTGCATTGTCAAAGTCAGTGAAGGTAGAGCATTCGACAGCAGTCCTCTTGGTTACGGAAGATATTCTGAAGCTCAATGCCTCCAATAAAAGCAAGTTTGGAAGCTGGGCTGAGACAGGCCACCCAGATGATGACTTTGAAAG tGAAACTCCCAACTTTAAGTATGCCCAGCTGGCTGTCTCTTATTCTGGGCTGGTAAATGACAACTGGAAGCGAGGGCAGAATGAGAGGAGCCTGCGTTTCATCAAGCGCTGCATAGAAGACCTGCCAGCAGCCTGTATGCTCGGCCCAGAGGGAGTCCCAGTCTCATGGGTAACCATGGACCCTTCTTGTGAAGTAGGAATGGCCTACAGCATGGAAAAATACCGAAGGACAGGCAACATGGCACGAGTGATGATGCGATACATGAAATATCTGCGTCAGAAGAATATTCCATTTTACCTCTCTGTGCGGGAAGAAAATGAATACTCCCGCAGATATGTGGGGCAGTTAGGTTTCTTTGAGGCCTCCTGTGAGTGGCACCAATGGATTTGCTATCCACAGAATCTAGTTCCATTTTAG